ATGTATTATTTCGTAAAGATCTTCATAAGGTCACATGAATTGGGAAATCCCAACATAGCCGTAACAATTCTCTcttccattttccattcaaaGACAAAGTGGAACTGAGATCAGATTTTGACTCACTTCTCATAAACGATACATGGAGGTGAAGGGTTAGCCTCGTGAAATTTATGAAAGCTATGGCAGAGTCCATAGAAGttggtcaccaaactatcagctcagAGGGAACCTTAGTCTGGAATGTTCCCTGATGTGATATTTTTCTTCCAAGTAGATCCATGGCATTTTTTCTGGATCTTTACTCTCCATTATTATgaaaaaaactacaagatcaaatttggactcacttagacTATGATAAGGTGAGTATCACACCTTGCCATTACCCAACTGATGCCCATGCTTTTGTGAAAGaggggtgaaagagagggatTTGAAGAGATAATGGATAAATAAGGGACATTAACGCTCAGTTTTGCACCTTCCAGTCTGCCAATCTCCTTGCGGTTGTCCTTGCTGTGCTGGTCGACCTCCCGGATGTTGTCCTCCAGCTCCCCTACTTTAGCTGTCATGTTGGAGATGAGGAACGACAGAAATGAGGAAACGTGAAGGTTAATGCAGAGAATTGTCTTCATGACTTTTCCCTCGGAACCCCTTGAACTCTGATTTCCTCCtcaaatttccccttaagtagcttcaaagttagaaaaaactatacgacaatgtcacatacatattctgtatctgcacgcttcattgaagctattttatacacatttccctgtaattcagcatggcATATTtagtatctttggaaaccttgggatcttgactagaatttaaaatcaaGTTCTGTGGGCTTGAACAAAGCTCGGCAATGCAACATGCGTTTCTAATTATAGACCCATTGGTGGTACTGACAGGGTGGAAGAGGTGAAGGTTGGAGGGTGAGACTGAGACCTTTTGAGACTATAACAATGATTAAGGGCTTGTTCATTCGTTTGTTCCTTTGTCCATCTGTCATGCAAGATATCTCGGACACCACTgatccgattttgacaaaacttgggggtaaagatgcatctcaccgctgctttccagcattttcaaaacgAAGGGCACTACAATTACAGATCagacaaggtgacatatttgttattgATTGGTACTTCATTggtgggggatgacatgtttggATTTTTGTTCATACTGGTGGATGTTTGCCATATAATGATCACAGACTTGAGGTCATAGTTTAACCACCtttcatttaccactacatcactgcgtATGATTGTACTGTGGTCACACAAATGCGCTGGGGAAAAAGACCGCACCGCTAAACCAAAAGGGAAAAAGCCCACACAGAATGAGAGATCTGGATTTAATCAGGAGTGCTTTAGGGCCATGTGACCGTCTTACCGTCCATCCTGGACAGGCGGTCTAGCAGCTGGCTGACTTTCACATCCAGGGTGTAGTGGCCGACGTTCAGCTTGTGGATGGCCTGGTCCATACCAGCTAGTCTGGACACTGGGGAATACAGCAGAGCAGGGTAGGAGAGACgaaaaagggggaaagagaacagaagagaatgggtcttccacctctgatatgatggatatgaagcAGTTTGATTGACTACAGGTTTATTGTAGAAGTGATCAGTACTACACGGGTTGCTGGATATGAATATGAAGACGTACAGATGTAGTTGTATGAGTTTTCGAAGTCCGACACAGGGCTGGTGGGCTCCGGTTCAGGCTCTGGAAGATCATCTGGAACGTCTCCTCTTGCCTTCTTCACCTCCAGCAGGGTTGCCTGACGCACgcacggacgcacacacacacacacacacacacacacacacacaccaaattagGCCTACCTGTTTTTTAAGCATCATTTCAATGAGAACAGAATATTGATAAGGTTTCCCTTAttttattgttcatttattttattcttgtacCCTGAGGATCTAGtattcttttctatttctttctttctttctttctttcttttattattattattactattttattcTTGTACCCTAGGGATCTagtattattttctttctttctttctttctttctttctttctttcttttttattattattattattattattagtagtagtagtagtagtagtagtagtagtagtagtagtagtagtagtagtattatgttgttattgttattttcattattattattattattattaatcataataataataataataataatagggtTAGATTTACATGTTAAATTTATATATGCTCTAAGGCAATTGATGAATTGTACTTCAAAGAACTCAAGCACAGATAAACGTTTTAATATAatcatcagaaaaaaaatgcagaaaacatcCTTTAACTTCACATCATGCCATTAACTATTCAGTGgccccataaagtattcaacccctatTGTTTTACccattctgtttttttacagCATGCTAAAGAGTTACCACAAGCCAAAAGTCAGCTTCATCACAGTCTTCACTCCTCACTgcatggtacacacacacacacacacacacacacacacacacacacacacacagtcctgacCTGTGTTGGCGTGGCGTCGGCCGTCCCCGTGGGAAGACACACACCCAgcgaacacaaacacagcacagcgACCAAGGTGGCGGCCGGTCCCATTTTCTGCTTCATaactctgcttctcctccagcagcacagtccctcttcccctccgagtctctctctcgctctctctctctctctctctctcacacactcactccactCTTTTTCCTTTCACACACTCCTGCTTCCCTCACTTTGACCCTCGGGGATGTGATCCAACGCTGCAGGAAAACAACAGTAATCTCCAATTATTAGACATGAATGGGACGCTGGTGAATGTGCCCcaaaaacccccccaaaaaaagctGAAATCCCACggacaaaaatgcaaaattacATCACTGGCTGTCTTGCGCACACTTTCtgtctggtttctctctctctctctctgtctctctgccttgttCAGGACGGGTCTCCCCTCCAGACAAACAACAGGAAAagtctttgtttttgctcccaccTCCCATTTCCACTCTTTGTGTGAACACTGCAGttttacacacacgcacgcacacacaaggtaaaaaataaaacagtgggTAAACAATGACCTCCCATCTTAAGGCAAACAATCACCAATATGAACAATTAtcctttcagaaaagcattcattgaAGCTTTTCCTATCCTCATGTAACTTGCATCAGTTCCATACTCTTTACTATGATGTTTACTATGGATTTTTTGCATCATGCATATTTACCTCTGGCTAAAATGGTGGCAAAACTCtattcctgcaaataaaaaagccggataaactgagtttaggtgggtttaccctccgctACATCCCTGCACACAAGAGCATACTGTGCTCATACACTCACTTActtacacacataacacacacacacgttcctcTTATTCATTCAGCCTCAATCTCGGGCCTGACATGCCAGGCTTTTTCCCAgtggaaataaataaactgGTACGAGAAGCGCGGTCTGCTGTGaatctgcactgtgtgtgtgtgtgtgtgtgtgtgtgtgtgtgtgtgtgtgtgtgcagctgaacAGCTCTGTAACAGGAGGTATGCCAGTTAAAATGCCACAAAGAATCCGGCAGAGTTTCCAAAGGGAGGCGACTCCCTTGGAGACTGGGAGGAGCCACAGTGGAGCGACAGGGACTGAGCCTGAGCAATGGGAATCAttagatacttttttttttttttttttaaagtctgcATGTTCACGTTCCGTTCCAAAACTCTAAACTTGCTCCACACCTCACTCTACCAACCAgcaatcccttaaaataaccttacaattttcattcatttacattaattcaccccttaattcatgcaaaatccccttaaaattaattaagggagatATTAATGGAGATCCCATCGAAGCCTCCTTAAACATCCCAATTCCTTACtctctaatttaatgaaaatttcagggagacaggaacttttccattaatttccacttaataacctgtaaacctgcacaaaaggcataaaaaaaaaaacttaatttcTAATGTCTCTGTGAAtaaacccatgaataaatctcTTATAAACCCATTATACTAACCCTACTTTAttaaagctttgttttttttaatggataattaatgtttatgtaatgagaaattaaggacatttcagggataaaatgaaggggtttggtttcgtagtgaaGTTTGGATTTGAACAGAAGATGTGCGTAAAAATGTTGTGGAAAATTTGTATCCCTTAAAAAAATAAGTTGTTTCCCCTTGTTTtgtccttggtgtgtgttgtggaaaTTATCATCGGGAAGAAATGTGCCCAATAAATGACAAGTTGAGACCCGTTCATAATGAGGCAACTAGGCTACTTTCAAGTGGGctactttcattctttgtaatgATTCATATTGTTGTTTCACCATCTGAAAAGCCAGTGATAGGAAAACAATCCGCAAAAATTCAAAtgatgttctttttttcccctaggCGTGAAATGGAGACAAAGACACACCGCCAGGGGAAACACATGTTTTAGGGGAAACAAATTTTGCCGCAACAGCTGTTCAGTGTCCAGACAGTGGCTAAAGCATTACGGTTGTCAAATAATCCATATCCCATTTCATTCAAATAAAGGCTCCTAATAAAACCAAAATTCATAATCAAATGCTTGAAATGCTCCACTGTTAAAACAAGATGCACAACAGATGCAGAACAAGATTGTCGCTCattcctataataataataactttattgatGAGGGGCATTGAATTTAAAAGCAGTTTCTCCTAAGTGCTATGTTAGGACTGAACAGCAGGTTTTTCCCCATACTTTTTGCCTGATGTTTCATGCACTTTCTATACTCAAGACATCTAAATGATCCAATTCAATTCCCAAACATCTCAAGACTTTCCGGTCCGGTAGAATGTTTCACAAATAGGGGGAAATTCCTGTCTGGGACTCGTCTtattagttaaaaaaaatgtaatggctGAGGAGCAGGTTGCATTATGAGCCTATTTGACAGCAGGTACATTACACAGTAAAGCAGGGACTCAATTGGACGTCCTCCTGTAATACTATGAAATGATTTTCACTAACCCGAGCGTCTGTGGCCAAAAATAGCTGAATTAGGACACTGACAAAGCAGCCATTCAGTGTCTGGGAAGGCTGGGTGAGGCTGCAGGAAGACTGCAGGAATGGACAGACGTGGCTCAGTTCAGTAGGCGATGAACATAAAATTATGTATGAACATGTAGATCCTTTAATGGGTTTTGAATGAGGATTGAAGCcactgatagccgatattttgtacCGATATTCATCTTCAAATTATTATatcaaagtattcagtgtttccccccagaattgtattcttgtcagggtggaaaagcctctgaaacagcatttagaccatcatgggacattaaaactctccactgaaattcATAGTAATGATAATACATGATGAAACTGTcccattagaatcagttcaggttaagggcttcccatagacagtgtagtattgatgaactctacaataaatatcactcaaactgcatcatatcagaggtgttACAGGTTTTAAAGAATACTGGTAGGtttgaggaaggggggggggggggggggggggtgtaaccATTGTGTAACGCCTGCCCCGCACTGTGGGAGGCATTGGGTCGAGGTCTGGACATCTTGAACCGGGTGGATGGGTTGTTTAGCTG
This genomic stretch from Centroberyx gerrardi isolate f3 chromosome 18, fCenGer3.hap1.cur.20231027, whole genome shotgun sequence harbors:
- the clec11a gene encoding C-type lectin domain family 11 member A; this encodes MKQKMGPAATLVAVLCLCSLGVCLPTGTADATPTQATLLEVKKARGDVPDDLPEPEPEPTSPVSDFENSYNYILSRLAGMDQAIHKLNVGHYTLDVKVSQLLDRLSRMDAKVGELEDNIREVDQHSKDNRKEIGRLEGCQKGHRMGYKCYLVYRSYEDYAGASRKCLERGGRMAMPRDRREQEALADYVKTFFHPGNWPVWLGVNDLRSEGMYLFDDGTRVTYFQWRKHFLSSQPDGGKRENCVAMSSDDGDWWDHYCDRTMNYLCEFDERVAL